Within Fusobacterium periodonticum ATCC 33693, the genomic segment CAGTTGAATTTAATTAAAATATCTTTAATTTTTAAAAAAAGTAAATTTTCATCTTCTACATGAAATTTTATATTTTCATATTTTATTTTATCCCAATATATACAAGCCTGATTTATCACAAAAACATTTGAAGATAAGGTATATTTAGGAGTTTTTCCTCTAGTTAATATATTAGAAATTTCTTTTATTTCAAATAACTCCCAATTTTTATCATTAGTTTTTATGTCTCCAAACATTGTAGCAAATAAAGATTTATTTAATTCAGATAAAAATTTTAATTTCAACTTGTTATTTTCTAAAATTTTCTCTAAAGTCATAATTTTTTTTATAATTTTTTCTTGTATATCAAGTTTAGGCAATCTAATTAATATTTCTTTAAAATCATTAACAGAAAAGCTAGCTTGATTAACAGATTTTTTCATTATTTTTTTTATTTGTCTCTTATATTGATTTGTTTTAAAAAATAATTGTAAATATTCTGGGAAAACTATATCATCTATAACTCTAATACATAGTAAATTCATTCCATGAATAATACTCACATCATTATCAAGGAAAATAGCACTTTTTCCTAAGTGTTTTTCACTATTAATATGACTAATAAGAATATCACCTTTTTTTAGTAACCAATCTTTATATTTTTCAAACTCAAAAATATCGGCATAACCTAGTTTATCAAAGTCAATTATACCTTTTGAAATAGTTTCAATTCTTGTTATAGGGATTCCTTCTTTAGAAGAAATATTTTGTTTTATTGTAACTCCATTTCTAATAAATTCACTAATATCTTTTAATTTAAATATCTTCATCTAGCATCACTTTTAACTCTTTCAACTTTTCATCAATAGACTTTGAAAGTTCTTCTAATTTTTCTAAAATAACTTTAGGTTCTTCATACTCAACTTTTTCATAAACAATTTCTTTATATTTATTAATTGATAAATCATAATCATTATCAATTATTTCTTGTTTAGGAACAAAGAAAGATTTATCAGTTCTTTTTCTATCTTTTTCATTTTCTAAATTAGAAAATCTTTCCATGATATCTGGGATATCGTTTTCTTCAACAGGATTTCTTTTATCATCAAGAGAATATCCATCAGCTGTCATATCATAGAACCAAACATTATCAGTTCCACCTTTTCCAGTCTTTGTGAAAATTAAAATACCTGTTGACACTCCAGCATAAGGTTTGAATACTCCACTTGGCATAGAAATAATAGCTTCTAATTGATTGTTTTCAATCAATTCTTTTCTTAAATTTCTATGTGCATTTGAAGCTCCAAATAGTACTCCATCAGGAACAATAACTGCAGCTCTACCACCAATTTTTAAAAGTCTTAAGAATAAAGCATTGAATAATAATTCAGTCTTTTTAGTTTTTGCAACTCTTGTTAAAGTATTAGAAAGTAAAGCTTCATCAACACTTCCTTTAAATGGAGGATTAGCTAGTATCAAGGTATATTCATTCTCTTCACTATAATCTGTTGAAAGAGAGTCAATTCTTTTTAATTTAGGAGTTTTCATATCATGAAGTAATAGG encodes:
- a CDS encoding restriction endonuclease subunit S, whose translation is MKIFKLKDISEFIRNGVTIKQNISSKEGIPITRIETISKGIIDFDKLGYADIFEFEKYKDWLLKKGDILISHINSEKHLGKSAIFLDNDVSIIHGMNLLCIRVIDDIVFPEYLQLFFKTNQYKRQIKKIMKKSVNQASFSVNDFKEILIRLPKLDIQEKIIKKIMTLEKILENNKLKLKFLSELNKSLFATMFGDIKTNDKNWELFEIKEISNILTRGKTPKYTLSSNVFVINQACIYWDKIKYENIKFHVEDENLLFLKIKDILIKFN
- a CDS encoding type I restriction-modification system subunit M — its product is MITGEIKNKVDRMWEYFWVGGLTNPVDVIEQLTYLIFMKRLDQEEQRKEKEQKLGSIFGNFDEKFIFGENHQDIRWSNLIQLGDPKQLYDKVRNEAFEFIKNLDEDKNSVFSQYMENAIFKVPTPAVLQNTMDTIEEIFNNPQMVEDKDTKGDLYEYLLSKLSTSGKNGQFRTPKHIINMMVELMKPTVEDKIIDPACGTSGFLVSSIEYIKKNFKDILATSPEIYKYFSTSMIHGNDTDATMLGISAMNLLLHDMKTPKLKRIDSLSTDYSEENEYTLILANPPFKGSVDEALLSNTLTRVAKTKKTELLFNALFLRLLKIGGRAAVIVPDGVLFGASNAHRNLRKELIENNQLEAIISMPSGVFKPYAGVSTGILIFTKTGKGGTDNVWFYDMTADGYSLDDKRNPVEENDIPDIMERFSNLENEKDRKRTDKSFFVPKQEIIDNDYDLSINKYKEIVYEKVEYEEPKVILEKLEELSKSIDEKLKELKVMLDEDI